The Steroidobacteraceae bacterium genomic interval TCAGGAAATGCACGTCGCCGTTCGTGTAACCATATTCGAATTGCAGACAGCGAATTGAACCCGACGCGAGCATGCCGGCGAATCCCTTCAATACCAGATGCTCGGCTCCCTCCACGTCGATCTTCAGGAAATCGATGGCCTCGATGCCGTGCGCCTTCGCGTAGAGGTCGCCTGTGGTGACATTCGCGCTGATCTCCTTGGGCGTGATACGCGCATCGTGGTAGTCCGCCTGCGTCAATATGGTATTTACGCCCGAATTCGCGCCGTAATCCTTGTAGGTGAGCGTACCCGTCTGATCCGAGAGCGCGCAGTGGTTGTGACGAAACCGACTGTCGTTGAGATTCTCCACCAGGCTCGCGTAGGTCGCCGCGGAGAGTTCGAATGTATGGAAATTCGCCTGCGGGAGGTAGCGAGCCGCGATTTTCGACCAGTCACCGACATTGGCGCCTACATCGAATATGGTCCGGACAGGTAATTGCGCCAATCTGCGCAAAACGTTCTGCTCGCCGCCTCGAACGAAGTCGTATGAGTAGCCGTTCTGGTGCCTGAGATACTGCCGGCACAGTCGCGCCATCATGCGCGATACCGGATTTCGACGCTCAATCGACATGGCAAGGCAATATACCGCACTCAGGGCGCAGGCGGGACAGCTCAACGTATTGCTTGATAACGAAGCAATGCGGCAGCATCTGCCTCCGACCAACGTTGCCCCGCCAATGCCTTGGCGCGCAACATGGCCGTCGCGGCCGCGACCGCCTCGCCGTGTACATCGGCCCATGCGGCGCGAAGGCGCATGAGCTCATAGGATTCCGGCGCATCGACCAGCGTGCCGAGCAACGGCTCGGCTTTGGACAGCGCGCCGTCTTCCATGTACGACTCCGCGAGTGCAATCGATGTACTGACTACCTTCCCCTGGTGCCCGACACTGCGCGCACGTTCGAGCGCCTCGACCT includes:
- a CDS encoding FkbM family methyltransferase — its product is MSIERRNPVSRMMARLCRQYLRHQNGYSYDFVRGGEQNVLRRLAQLPVRTIFDVGANVGDWSKIAARYLPQANFHTFELSAATYASLVENLNDSRFRHNHCALSDQTGTLTYKDYGANSGVNTILTQADYHDARITPKEISANVTTGDLYAKAHGIEAIDFLKIDVEGAEHLVLKGFAGMLASGSIRCLQFEYGYTNGDVHFLMRDFYKLLGGYGYVIARVRRWPLKFEEFHYSLNDFDSGPNYLAIQKGDTEAQAALTA